In Gimesia benthica, a single window of DNA contains:
- a CDS encoding DUF1501 domain-containing protein, whose amino-acid sequence MQSSSFSNSRCPGALPVNSRRGFLKQTSAGFGWLALAGLLGEQSRLQAAPQSTPPHHTPRVKNVIFCFMDGGPSHVDTFDPKPALKTHEGKPIGAGAVSKRSQSSAGRVWLGSPWKFRQRGESGLWVSDLFPQLAQVADELCVVRSMVGELPLHGQQNLLLHTGRIIGQAPSMGAWVSYGLGTENQNLPAYVVLNNDWVPNGGLENFGSSFLPATHQATQLRAKGVPVDNIRPGDSLSLQQRKLELLAAQDQIFADKASAASPIESAIANYETAFRMQTLIPEVSDISQEPAYIQREYGVDSTDEHQHYYATQALRARRLVEAGVRFVEITCPSFDSNNSPWDQHGQLKKNHEKNARITEQSVAALIVDLKRRGLLDETLVVWAGEMGRTPHTPKVTPTCGRDHHVNGYSLFLAGGGFKPGITFGETDEFGNAVVEHPLSIHDIHATILHQLGLDHEALTFRHGGRDHRLTDVHGHVIQEILS is encoded by the coding sequence ATGCAGAGCTCATCATTCAGCAACAGTCGCTGCCCCGGGGCATTGCCCGTCAATTCCCGCCGTGGCTTCCTCAAGCAGACGAGTGCCGGCTTTGGCTGGTTGGCGCTGGCGGGTCTGCTGGGTGAGCAGAGTCGATTGCAGGCAGCACCGCAATCAACGCCGCCCCACCATACGCCGCGTGTCAAAAATGTCATCTTTTGTTTCATGGATGGCGGGCCCAGTCACGTGGATACATTCGATCCCAAGCCGGCATTAAAAACGCATGAAGGGAAACCAATCGGGGCAGGGGCCGTTTCCAAGCGATCTCAATCGAGTGCTGGTCGGGTCTGGCTGGGAAGTCCCTGGAAATTCCGACAACGGGGTGAGAGCGGTCTCTGGGTCAGCGATCTGTTTCCGCAGCTGGCTCAAGTGGCTGACGAACTATGTGTTGTACGTTCCATGGTGGGAGAACTGCCCTTACATGGTCAACAGAATCTGTTGTTGCACACGGGGCGGATCATCGGACAGGCACCGAGCATGGGGGCCTGGGTTTCTTATGGACTGGGTACCGAGAACCAAAATCTTCCCGCCTACGTCGTGTTGAATAACGACTGGGTACCGAATGGAGGCCTGGAAAACTTTGGCAGTTCGTTTCTCCCCGCTACACATCAGGCAACGCAGTTACGTGCGAAAGGCGTCCCCGTGGATAACATCCGGCCCGGTGATTCACTATCGCTGCAACAGCGCAAGCTGGAACTGCTGGCTGCACAGGACCAGATCTTTGCGGACAAAGCCTCTGCAGCTTCACCCATTGAGAGTGCGATCGCCAACTACGAAACCGCGTTTCGGATGCAGACCCTGATTCCCGAAGTCTCCGACATCAGTCAGGAGCCTGCTTACATCCAGCGCGAGTATGGCGTTGATTCGACCGACGAACATCAGCACTACTACGCAACCCAGGCACTGCGGGCCCGGCGGCTTGTCGAAGCGGGAGTCCGATTTGTGGAGATCACGTGTCCCAGTTTCGACAGCAATAACAGTCCCTGGGATCAGCATGGGCAGCTCAAGAAAAACCATGAGAAGAATGCGCGGATTACAGAACAGTCCGTGGCGGCGCTGATTGTCGATCTGAAACGACGTGGTCTACTCGATGAAACGCTGGTTGTCTGGGCAGGTGAAATGGGACGGACTCCCCATACGCCGAAAGTCACACCTACCTGTGGTCGCGACCATCATGTCAACGGTTACAGTCTGTTTCTGGCCGGTGGTGGCTTTAAACCGGGAATCACATTCGGAGAGACCGACGAATTCGGGAATGCGGTCGTCGAACACCCACTGTCGATTCATGACATCCATGCGACGATTCTGCATCAACTGGGACTGGATCATGAAGCACTGACGTTTCGACATGGGGGCCGTGACCACCGTTTGACCGATGTGCACGGACATGTAATCCAGGAGATATTGAGTTAA
- a CDS encoding PSD1 and planctomycete cytochrome C domain-containing protein — protein MYPACRTISQRVTTLSLILLSLTVTSVVKAEKPTPGLELFENKIRPVLIEHCYECHSAATTDIKGGLRVDSREAIRSGGESGAAVVPHQTGQSLLLDALRHESFEMPPGKKLPGEVIADFVKWVELGAPDSRDQPPSVDEAASLSWKAIFEKRRQWWSLQPLQKVTPPVVAGNDWSERPLDRFLLEKLQQSHLQPAKTASPRTLIRRLSFVLTGLPPTPEEVEAFVSAAKQDRQAAYEGLVDRLLALPHYGERFARHWMDVVRYTDTYGYEWDNPAKGSWEYRDYLIRAFNQDVGYDQLVREQIAGDLLSEPRINRQIGFQESLIGPMFYHMGEHRHGDSINFNGIHQEMVNNKIDAFSKAFLASTVACARCHDHKLDAISQRDYYAMAAVFMTPRWTSRVIDAPGKQDVLIGQLHTLRNEIQQDLKQVWSQQAEQFTSELATALNPSAEDYRSRIWREALGLTTEKEQKSVKLKTGDIAWPANQLLKFSTPAEIKTNWEQLQAAWRTASETHRQQNKERFKVLTDFSKPGFPEGWQVEGDGIRFGYVTEGTPLVSLEGEQLIQQLLPRGYHTHALSSKLPGAIRPPSERELPGEIVSLNVAGGEWSGFLRTPDNAFQTENVIFFDRSEPAWQTFADRPLVNGIQRMMFEIATSDLNPDFPPRTGKTRAGGKLLPAEDFGFDKRSWFSVTEIVSHDQPGTPADEQAHFATLYDQTVPKNQFEASQRIAVWLTGSVKRWCQDQPNDGDVTLINWLLKNRLLDNHVDMSSRLKQLVTEYRHIESQIQFAHTANSMDERGLTEFSYPLNIRGNVDDPGKLIPPDFLEVFAGRHQVPQSPGSGRLELAEYLVSPEHPLTARVYVNRVWQWVFGEGLVRTPNDFGHLGEQPMHPELLDYLAQEFMADGWSTRRLVRRLVLTRAFQQSGTVSEQSKDIDADNHLWHHYPTRRLEAEAIRDSLLTVSGSLDRRLYGRPIEVPRSKPDPAKRLFDGHLDGAGRRSIYLRMSIMDPPRFLVGFNLPDLKLPTGKRDVTNVPNQALILMNDPFVISQAEEWSKRLITDSSETVEQRLQQMFLTAYGRHPEASEVKRWTALIEELGGTREQSGLLQNPEVWRHVAHAMFNTKEFIYYR, from the coding sequence TCACCAGTGTTGTGAAGGCCGAGAAGCCTACTCCCGGTCTGGAACTGTTCGAGAATAAAATCCGACCGGTGCTGATTGAGCATTGTTACGAATGTCATTCTGCAGCAACCACAGACATCAAAGGGGGACTGCGAGTTGACAGTCGTGAGGCGATTCGCAGTGGGGGAGAATCAGGCGCTGCGGTGGTTCCGCATCAGACCGGGCAAAGCCTGTTGCTCGATGCGCTCCGACATGAATCATTTGAGATGCCGCCGGGCAAGAAGCTGCCTGGGGAGGTCATTGCCGACTTTGTCAAGTGGGTGGAGCTGGGAGCACCGGACTCCCGCGATCAACCGCCGAGCGTCGATGAGGCCGCCTCGCTCTCCTGGAAAGCGATCTTCGAAAAACGACGTCAGTGGTGGAGTCTGCAACCACTGCAGAAGGTTACGCCTCCCGTCGTGGCGGGCAATGACTGGTCTGAACGGCCCTTAGATCGTTTTCTGTTAGAGAAGTTGCAGCAGTCACATTTACAACCTGCCAAAACTGCGAGTCCGCGAACTCTCATCAGGCGACTTTCGTTCGTATTAACGGGACTGCCTCCCACACCTGAAGAAGTCGAGGCGTTCGTCTCAGCAGCAAAACAGGATCGTCAGGCTGCCTACGAGGGACTGGTAGACCGGCTGCTGGCTTTGCCTCATTATGGGGAGCGATTTGCCCGGCACTGGATGGACGTCGTGCGATACACGGACACTTACGGTTACGAATGGGATAACCCGGCCAAGGGTTCCTGGGAGTATCGCGATTATCTGATTCGCGCATTCAACCAGGATGTGGGCTATGATCAACTGGTGCGTGAGCAGATTGCGGGCGACCTGTTATCGGAACCACGGATTAATCGGCAGATCGGATTTCAAGAAAGCCTGATCGGCCCGATGTTCTACCATATGGGCGAACATCGCCACGGCGACAGCATCAATTTTAACGGCATTCACCAGGAGATGGTCAACAATAAGATTGACGCCTTCTCAAAAGCGTTTCTGGCGAGTACTGTTGCCTGCGCCCGCTGTCACGATCATAAGCTGGACGCCATTTCCCAACGCGACTACTACGCGATGGCAGCAGTCTTCATGACTCCCCGCTGGACATCACGCGTGATTGATGCCCCGGGTAAACAGGATGTACTGATCGGGCAGTTACATACACTTCGAAATGAAATCCAACAGGATTTAAAACAGGTCTGGAGTCAGCAGGCCGAGCAGTTCACCTCGGAGCTGGCGACAGCCCTCAATCCCTCTGCTGAGGACTACCGTTCCCGTATCTGGCGCGAAGCACTCGGATTGACTACAGAAAAAGAACAGAAGTCCGTCAAATTAAAAACAGGGGACATCGCCTGGCCGGCTAATCAACTGTTGAAATTCTCCACGCCAGCTGAAATCAAAACAAACTGGGAACAACTGCAGGCAGCCTGGCGCACTGCCAGTGAAACACATCGCCAACAGAACAAAGAACGCTTTAAGGTACTGACTGACTTCTCAAAACCTGGTTTTCCTGAAGGCTGGCAGGTCGAAGGAGACGGCATTCGTTTTGGATATGTCACGGAAGGGACACCTTTAGTCTCCTTGGAGGGAGAGCAACTGATCCAGCAACTGCTGCCCCGGGGATATCACACACATGCACTCTCCTCCAAATTACCGGGGGCGATCCGACCACCGTCTGAGCGAGAGCTGCCGGGAGAGATAGTCAGCCTGAATGTGGCTGGCGGTGAGTGGAGCGGTTTTCTCCGCACACCGGACAATGCATTTCAAACTGAGAATGTGATCTTTTTTGATCGAAGCGAGCCAGCCTGGCAGACCTTTGCTGATCGTCCGCTGGTGAATGGGATTCAGCGGATGATGTTTGAAATCGCAACCAGCGATCTGAATCCCGATTTTCCACCCCGGACAGGAAAAACCCGGGCCGGCGGCAAGCTGCTGCCTGCGGAGGATTTTGGTTTTGATAAACGGAGCTGGTTCAGTGTGACGGAAATTGTCAGCCATGACCAACCGGGAACACCCGCGGATGAGCAGGCTCACTTCGCTACACTATATGATCAGACCGTTCCAAAAAATCAGTTTGAGGCCAGCCAGCGGATCGCAGTCTGGTTGACCGGAAGCGTGAAACGCTGGTGTCAGGATCAACCGAATGATGGTGACGTCACGTTGATCAACTGGCTGCTGAAAAACCGACTGCTGGATAATCATGTTGACATGAGTTCGCGTCTCAAGCAACTGGTCACTGAGTACCGCCACATCGAGTCGCAAATCCAGTTTGCTCACACCGCGAACAGTATGGATGAACGTGGTTTGACCGAATTTTCGTATCCACTCAATATCCGGGGGAATGTTGATGATCCCGGAAAACTGATTCCGCCTGACTTTCTGGAAGTCTTTGCCGGACGACATCAGGTTCCTCAGAGCCCGGGCAGTGGTCGACTGGAACTGGCAGAGTACCTGGTCAGTCCGGAACATCCTCTGACCGCACGAGTCTATGTGAACCGGGTCTGGCAGTGGGTTTTTGGAGAGGGACTTGTACGAACCCCCAATGACTTCGGGCACCTGGGTGAGCAACCCATGCATCCGGAACTGCTGGACTATCTGGCGCAGGAATTCATGGCAGATGGCTGGTCAACCAGACGCCTGGTACGCAGGCTGGTGCTGACACGAGCGTTTCAACAGTCGGGAACCGTGTCTGAACAGTCTAAAGACATCGATGCAGACAACCATTTATGGCATCACTACCCGACCCGTCGACTAGAGGCTGAGGCGATTCGCGATTCGCTGCTGACGGTATCAGGCAGTCTGGACCGACGGTTGTATGGTCGGCCGATTGAAGTGCCCCGATCAAAACCCGATCCTGCGAAACGACTGTTCGATGGCCACCTGGATGGTGCAGGGCGGCGCTCGATTTATCTGCGGATGTCGATCATGGATCCTCCCCGGTTTCTGGTTGGCTTTAATTTACCGGATTTAAAACTCCCCACCGGCAAACGAGATGTCACTAATGTCCCTAACCAGGCCTTGATTCTGATGAACGATCCGTTTGTCATCAGTCAGGCAGAGGAATGGTCGAAGCGTCTGATTACGGATTCAAGTGAAACAGTGGAACAACGGTTACAGCAGATGTTTCTGACTGCCTATGGACGCCATCCCGAAGCGAGTGAAGTCAAACGCTGGACAGCGTTGATTGAAGAACTGGGAGGGACGCGTGAGCAGAGCGGGTTGCTGCAGAATCCCGAAGTCTGGCGGCATGTGGCTCACGCCATGTTTAATACCAAAGAATTTATTTATTACCGGTAA